The following are encoded together in the Mycobacteriales bacterium genome:
- the zwf gene encoding glucose-6-phosphate dehydrogenase — translation MTVAANPLRDVRDRRLPRIAGPCGLVIFGVTGDLARKKLMPAVYDLANRGLLPPGFALTGFARRDWADQDFAQVVHDAVKEHARTPFREDVWAQLAEGCRFVPGDFNDDEAFDNLARVIGDLDRVRGTGGNHAFYLSVPPWAFPVVVEQLKRSGLSAANGDAWRRVVVEKPFGHDLASARELQRVVDDVFPSGSVFRIDHYLGKETVQNLLALRFANTLYEPIWNRSYVDHVQITMAEDIGIGGRAGYYDGIGAARDVLQNHLLQLLALTAMEEPVSFAADSLRTEKLKVLSAIRLPRDLRTGTACGVYARGWQGGVEVPGYLEEDGIPKSSRTETYAAVRLEVDTRRWAGVPFYLRTGKRLGRRVTEIAVVFQRAPHLPFSSTATEELGQNALVIRVQPDEGVTMRFGSKVPGTQMEVRDVNMDFAYGESFTESSPEAYERLILDVLLGDPPLFPRHEEVELSWQVVDPIEEAWSTGKPEPYPAGTWGPESAAELLARDGRTWRRP, via the coding sequence GTGACGGTGGCCGCCAACCCCCTCCGCGACGTCCGCGACCGGCGGCTGCCGCGGATCGCGGGGCCGTGCGGGCTGGTCATCTTCGGCGTCACCGGCGACCTCGCCCGCAAGAAGCTGATGCCGGCCGTCTACGACCTGGCCAACCGCGGCCTGCTCCCGCCCGGCTTCGCGCTCACCGGCTTCGCCCGGCGCGACTGGGCCGACCAGGACTTCGCGCAGGTCGTCCACGACGCGGTGAAGGAGCACGCGCGGACGCCGTTCCGCGAGGACGTCTGGGCGCAGCTCGCCGAGGGGTGCCGGTTCGTGCCCGGCGACTTCAACGACGACGAGGCGTTCGACAACCTGGCCCGCGTCATCGGCGACCTGGACCGGGTGCGCGGCACCGGCGGCAACCACGCGTTCTACCTGTCGGTGCCGCCGTGGGCGTTCCCCGTGGTGGTCGAGCAGCTCAAGCGCTCCGGCCTCTCCGCCGCCAACGGCGACGCGTGGCGCCGCGTCGTCGTGGAGAAGCCGTTCGGCCACGACCTCGCCTCGGCGCGGGAGCTGCAACGCGTCGTGGACGACGTGTTCCCGTCCGGCTCGGTGTTCCGGATCGACCACTACCTCGGCAAGGAGACGGTCCAGAACCTCCTCGCGCTGCGGTTCGCGAACACGCTGTACGAGCCGATCTGGAACCGCTCCTACGTCGACCACGTGCAGATCACCATGGCCGAGGACATCGGCATCGGCGGCCGGGCCGGCTACTACGACGGCATCGGCGCGGCCCGCGACGTCCTCCAGAACCATCTGCTCCAGCTCCTCGCGCTGACCGCGATGGAGGAGCCGGTGTCGTTCGCGGCCGACTCGCTGCGGACCGAGAAGCTCAAGGTGCTCTCCGCGATCCGGCTGCCGCGCGACCTGCGCACGGGCACCGCGTGCGGCGTCTACGCGCGCGGCTGGCAGGGCGGCGTCGAGGTGCCCGGGTACCTCGAGGAGGACGGCATCCCGAAGTCGTCGCGCACCGAGACGTACGCCGCCGTCCGCCTCGAGGTCGACACGCGCCGCTGGGCCGGCGTGCCGTTCTACCTGCGGACCGGCAAACGGCTCGGCCGGCGGGTCACCGAGATCGCCGTGGTGTTCCAGCGCGCGCCGCACCTGCCGTTCTCCTCGACCGCCACCGAGGAGCTGGGCCAGAACGCGCTCGTCATCCGGGTGCAGCCCGACGAGGGCGTGACGATGCGGTTCGGGTCGAAGGTGCCCGGCACCCAGATGGAGGTCCGCGACGTCAACATGGACTTCGCGTACGGCGAGTCGTTCACCGAGTCCAGCCCCGAGGCGTACGAACGGCTGATCCTCGACGTGCTGCTCGGCGACCCGCCGCTGTTCCCGCGGCACGAGGAGGTCGAGCTGTCCTGGCAGGTCGTCGACCCGATCGAGGAGGCGTGGTCGACCGGCAAGCCGGAGCCGTACCCGGCCGGCACCTGGGGGCCGGAGTCGGCCGCCGAGCTGCTCGCCCGCGACGGTCGCACCTGGCGCCGACCGTGA
- a CDS encoding glucose-6-phosphate isomerase has product MTETPTHRERPPKADPAPVLYTSPEPGRVLGPVTVTTTGSALLGPRDAARRALVQDHVPARLLAKDHTLWGPDAEAEAAIRLGWVDLPRTSRELLPRLAALREELAAAGLDRVVLCGMGGSSLAPEVICATYGAPLVTLDTTDPGQVRAALTDLDRTVFVVSSKSGSTVETDSHLRLAVQATGWDRVVVVTDPGSALAEAAEANGARAVFLADRNVGGRYSALSAFGLVPSALAGVDVAALLDDAEAALADLAREDANPGLDLGAALGGCGAAGRDKVVIVDAGSGLAGFGDWAEQLIAESTGKLGRGLLPVVVEAAGAAGTKFTATGDVHVVRLGTPAANATAVEGPLGAQFLVWEYATAVAGRTLRIDPFDQPDVESAKASTRELLSGSGSLDAGTPAFVEGPVEVHGETFGATDLAGVVRGLLAAVPPTGYVAVHAYLDRFADADAAALRPALAALTGRPVTFGWGPRFLHSTGQYHKGGPASGVFLQLTGAVAEDVDVPGRDFTLGRLQLAQALGDGRVLAGKGRPVTRLHLTERAAGLAALRAAVPEPPA; this is encoded by the coding sequence ATGACCGAGACGCCGACGCACCGCGAGCGCCCGCCGAAGGCCGACCCCGCCCCCGTCCTCTACACCTCGCCGGAGCCGGGCCGGGTGCTCGGCCCGGTCACCGTCACGACCACCGGCTCCGCGCTGCTCGGGCCGCGCGACGCCGCCCGCCGCGCGCTGGTGCAGGACCACGTGCCGGCCCGGCTGCTCGCCAAGGACCACACGCTCTGGGGGCCGGACGCCGAGGCGGAGGCGGCGATCCGGCTCGGCTGGGTCGACCTGCCGCGCACCTCGCGCGAGCTGCTGCCCCGGCTCGCCGCGCTGCGCGAGGAGCTGGCCGCGGCCGGTCTGGACCGGGTCGTGCTCTGCGGCATGGGCGGCTCGTCGCTCGCGCCCGAGGTGATCTGCGCGACGTACGGCGCGCCGCTCGTCACGCTGGACACCACCGACCCCGGCCAGGTCCGCGCGGCCCTCACGGACCTCGACCGCACCGTCTTCGTCGTGTCCAGCAAGAGCGGCAGCACCGTCGAGACCGACTCGCACCTGCGGCTCGCCGTGCAGGCCACCGGCTGGGACCGGGTCGTCGTCGTCACCGACCCCGGCTCCGCGCTGGCCGAGGCGGCCGAGGCGAACGGCGCCCGCGCGGTGTTCCTCGCCGACCGGAACGTCGGCGGCCGCTACAGCGCGCTGTCGGCGTTCGGCCTGGTGCCGTCGGCGCTGGCCGGCGTCGATGTGGCCGCGCTGCTGGACGACGCCGAGGCGGCGCTGGCGGATCTGGCCCGCGAGGACGCGAACCCCGGTCTCGACCTCGGCGCCGCGCTCGGCGGCTGCGGTGCCGCCGGCCGCGACAAGGTCGTGATCGTGGACGCGGGCTCCGGCCTGGCCGGCTTCGGCGACTGGGCGGAGCAGCTCATCGCAGAGTCCACCGGCAAGCTCGGCCGCGGCCTGCTGCCCGTCGTCGTGGAGGCGGCCGGCGCGGCGGGCACCAAGTTCACCGCGACCGGCGACGTGCACGTCGTCCGCCTCGGCACGCCCGCCGCCAACGCCACCGCCGTCGAGGGGCCGCTCGGCGCGCAGTTCCTCGTCTGGGAGTACGCGACCGCCGTGGCCGGGCGCACGTTGCGCATCGACCCGTTCGACCAGCCGGACGTCGAGTCGGCGAAGGCGTCGACCCGCGAGCTGCTCTCCGGCTCCGGCTCGCTCGACGCGGGAACGCCGGCGTTCGTCGAGGGGCCGGTCGAGGTGCACGGCGAGACGTTCGGCGCCACCGACCTCGCGGGCGTCGTGCGCGGGTTGCTCGCCGCCGTGCCGCCGACCGGGTACGTCGCCGTCCACGCGTACCTCGACCGGTTCGCCGACGCCGACGCGGCGGCGTTGCGGCCGGCGCTGGCGGCGCTCACCGGGCGGCCTGTCACGTTCGGCTGGGGGCCGCGGTTCCTGCACTCGACCGGGCAGTACCACAAGGGCGGCCCGGCCAGCGGGGTCTTCCTCCAGCTCACCGGCGCCGTCGCGGAGGACGTCGACGTGCCGGGCCGCGACTTCACGCTCGGCCGGCTCCAGCTCGCGCAGGCGCTCGGCGACGGGCGCGTGCTCGCCGGCAAGGGCCGCCCGGTCACCCGGCTGCACCTCACCGAACGCGCGGCCGGCCTGGCGGCGTTGCGCGCGGCAGTCCCGGAGCCCCCGGCGTGA
- the tal gene encoding transaldolase produces the protein MSDVLADLTAAGVAIWLDDLSRERLRSGNLARLVADKHVVGVTTNPSIFQKALEQGDAYDEQVADLALRGVDVWEALRMIQCADVREACDLLRPVYERSGGADGRVSIEVDPRLAHDGERTVAEARALWWLVDRPNLFIKIPAIAESIPAISTCLAEGISVNVTLIFSLSSYEQVMEAFLAGLEARLAAGGSLEGLESVASFFVSRVDTEIDHRLDVIAKESGDPARVDAAKRLRGEAAIANARLAYEAYEKVFSSERWRTLAAQGAKPQRPLWASTGVKDPAYDDTRYVVELVAPGTVNTMPEPTLDAVADHGRIRGATATQGYDAARQVLADLAGLGIEYDDVIATLEREGVEKFEAAVASLVDQVSAELEKKRS, from the coding sequence ATGTCCGACGTGCTCGCCGACCTCACCGCGGCCGGCGTCGCCATCTGGCTCGACGACCTGTCCCGCGAGCGCCTGCGCTCCGGCAACCTCGCGCGCCTCGTCGCGGACAAGCACGTCGTCGGCGTGACGACCAACCCGTCGATCTTCCAGAAGGCGCTGGAGCAGGGCGACGCGTACGACGAGCAGGTCGCCGACCTCGCGCTGCGCGGGGTCGACGTCTGGGAGGCGTTGCGGATGATCCAGTGCGCCGACGTCCGTGAGGCGTGCGACCTGCTGCGGCCGGTCTACGAACGCTCCGGCGGCGCCGACGGCCGCGTCTCCATCGAGGTCGACCCGCGGCTCGCGCACGACGGCGAACGCACCGTCGCCGAGGCGCGCGCGCTGTGGTGGCTGGTTGACCGGCCGAACCTGTTCATCAAGATCCCGGCCATCGCCGAGAGCATCCCGGCGATCTCCACCTGCCTCGCCGAGGGCATCAGCGTCAACGTCACGCTGATCTTCTCGCTCTCCTCGTACGAGCAGGTCATGGAGGCGTTCCTCGCCGGGCTCGAGGCGCGGCTCGCCGCGGGCGGCTCGCTGGAGGGGCTCGAGTCGGTCGCGTCGTTCTTCGTCTCCCGCGTCGACACCGAGATCGACCACCGGCTCGACGTCATCGCCAAGGAGTCCGGCGACCCCGCGCGGGTGGACGCGGCGAAGCGGCTGCGCGGCGAGGCGGCGATCGCCAACGCGCGGCTGGCGTACGAGGCGTACGAGAAGGTCTTCTCCTCCGAGCGGTGGCGGACGCTCGCCGCGCAGGGCGCCAAGCCGCAGCGCCCGCTGTGGGCGTCCACCGGCGTCAAGGACCCGGCGTACGACGACACCCGGTATGTCGTGGAGCTGGTCGCCCCCGGCACCGTCAACACCATGCCGGAGCCGACGCTGGACGCCGTCGCCGACCACGGCCGCATCCGCGGCGCCACCGCCACCCAGGGGTACGACGCCGCGCGCCAGGTGCTCGCCGACCTCGCGGGGCTCGGCATCGAGTACGACGACGTCATCGCGACGCTGGAACGCGAGGGCGTGGAGAAGTTCGAGGCGGCCGTCGCGTCGCTGGTCGACCAGGTGAGTGCGGAGCTGGAGAAGAAGCGTTCGTGA
- the tkt gene encoding transketolase, translated as MTEKDLDDRAVDIARALAMDAVQKANSGHPGTPMALAPLAHTLFQEVLRHDPTDPAWAGRDRFVLSAGHASMLLYAQLYLTGYGLTLDDLTAFRQWGSRTPGHPEHGHTLGVETTTGPLGQGFANAVGMAMALRHTAAVWDPEGEGVFNPTVYVVCSDGDLEEGVTAEAGSLAGHQRLGNLVVVWDDNHISIEGDTKVAFSEDVEARFAAYGFATQRVDDSEDRAAIRAALERARDERDRPSFIALRSHIGFPSPNKTDTGAAHGSPLGEDEVRRTKEILGLDPDQHFAVPRDVLDHCRRAVERGKALHAEWDERFAAWAAAHPDRAAERERVLALRLPEGWAAKLPTFEEGSKLATREASGKVINAVAEVLPELWGGSADLAGSNNTTIEGAESYLPETPAGRVLHFGIREHAMGSAMNGMALVGGVRPFGGTFLVFSDYMRPAVRLAALMGLPVTYVWTHDSIGLGEDGPTHQPIEHLAALRAIPDLDVVRPADATETAVAWRTILERTDRPAALALTRQKLPTLPGDAAGAARGGYVVADPDGSAPHVILIGTGSEVHVALAARERLEEAGVPTRVVSMPCVEWFAEQDRAYRDSVLLPAVRARVSVEAAVTMGWERWVGEAGEAVGLDHFGASAPYEVLYEQFGITAERVAAAAQRSLSLLGTTQGAPTGN; from the coding sequence ATGACCGAGAAGGACCTCGACGACCGGGCCGTGGACATCGCGCGGGCGCTCGCGATGGACGCCGTGCAGAAGGCCAACTCCGGGCACCCGGGCACGCCGATGGCGCTCGCGCCGCTCGCGCACACGCTGTTCCAGGAGGTGCTGCGGCACGACCCGACCGACCCGGCGTGGGCGGGGCGCGACCGGTTCGTGCTCTCCGCGGGGCACGCGTCGATGCTGCTCTACGCGCAGCTCTACCTCACCGGCTACGGGCTCACGCTGGACGACCTCACGGCGTTCCGCCAGTGGGGATCCCGCACGCCCGGCCACCCGGAGCACGGGCACACGCTCGGCGTCGAGACGACGACCGGCCCGCTCGGCCAGGGGTTCGCCAACGCCGTCGGCATGGCCATGGCGCTGCGGCACACGGCGGCCGTGTGGGACCCGGAGGGCGAGGGCGTCTTCAACCCGACCGTCTACGTCGTCTGCTCCGACGGCGACCTCGAGGAGGGGGTCACCGCCGAGGCCGGCAGCCTCGCCGGGCACCAGCGCCTCGGCAACCTCGTCGTCGTGTGGGACGACAACCACATCTCCATCGAGGGCGACACCAAGGTGGCGTTCAGCGAGGACGTGGAGGCGCGGTTCGCCGCCTACGGCTTCGCCACGCAGCGCGTCGACGACAGCGAGGACCGCGCCGCGATCCGGGCCGCGCTGGAACGCGCCCGCGACGAGCGGGACCGCCCGTCGTTCATCGCGCTGCGCTCGCACATCGGCTTCCCGTCGCCGAACAAGACCGACACCGGCGCCGCGCACGGCTCCCCCCTCGGCGAGGACGAGGTCCGCCGCACCAAGGAGATCCTCGGGCTCGACCCCGACCAGCACTTCGCGGTGCCGCGGGACGTGCTCGACCACTGCCGCCGGGCCGTCGAGCGCGGCAAGGCACTGCACGCCGAGTGGGACGAGCGGTTCGCCGCCTGGGCCGCCGCGCACCCCGACCGCGCGGCCGAGCGCGAGCGGGTGCTGGCGCTCCGGCTGCCGGAGGGCTGGGCCGCGAAGCTGCCGACGTTCGAGGAGGGGTCGAAGCTCGCCACCCGCGAGGCCTCCGGCAAGGTCATCAACGCCGTCGCCGAGGTGCTGCCCGAGCTCTGGGGCGGCTCGGCCGACCTGGCCGGCAGCAACAACACCACCATCGAGGGCGCCGAGTCGTACCTGCCGGAGACGCCCGCGGGCCGGGTGCTGCACTTCGGCATCCGCGAGCACGCGATGGGCTCCGCCATGAACGGCATGGCGCTCGTCGGCGGCGTGCGGCCGTTCGGCGGGACGTTCCTCGTGTTCAGCGACTACATGCGCCCGGCGGTGCGGCTGGCGGCGCTCATGGGCCTGCCGGTGACGTACGTGTGGACGCACGACTCCATCGGCCTCGGTGAGGACGGCCCGACGCACCAGCCGATCGAGCACCTCGCCGCGCTCCGCGCGATCCCGGACCTCGACGTCGTCCGCCCGGCCGACGCCACCGAGACCGCCGTCGCCTGGCGGACCATCCTCGAACGCACCGACCGCCCGGCCGCGCTCGCCCTCACCCGGCAGAAGCTCCCCACGCTCCCCGGCGACGCCGCCGGCGCCGCGCGCGGCGGCTACGTCGTGGCCGACCCGGACGGCTCCGCGCCGCACGTCATCCTCATCGGCACCGGCAGCGAGGTGCACGTCGCGCTCGCCGCGCGTGAGCGGCTGGAGGAGGCGGGCGTGCCGACGCGGGTCGTGTCGATGCCGTGCGTCGAGTGGTTCGCCGAGCAGGACCGCGCCTACCGCGACAGCGTGCTGCTCCCCGCCGTCCGCGCCCGCGTCTCCGTCGAGGCGGCCGTGACGATGGGCTGGGAGCGCTGGGTCGGCGAGGCCGGCGAGGCCGTCGGCCTCGACCACTTCGGGGCCTCCGCGCCGTACGAGGTCCTCTACGAGCAGTTCGGCATCACCGCGGAGCGGGTAGCCGCCGCCGCGCAGCGCAGCCTCTCCCTGCTCGGCACCACGCAGGGAGCACCGACCGGCAACTGA
- a CDS encoding methyltransferase domain-containing protein, producing MIWLPGLVERNHDLQNPTSRAKLRLLAERLRLGPGDHLLDVGAGRCGPAVLFASETGCRVTAVEQFGGFVAAARERAAAAGVAHLVTVVEGDGAAYPLPGEVYDVAACLGASFVYGGFAATLARLRSGVRPGGHVVVGEPYARVPGQELGGEVLPDLGGLLAIVAAHDLRPVSVITASDDDWDTYHSLHLLALEDWLDEHPDDPDAAEVVAFRPDAVDHYLAERALGWAVIAARVP from the coding sequence ATGATCTGGCTGCCCGGTCTCGTGGAGCGCAACCACGACCTCCAGAACCCCACCTCCCGCGCGAAGCTCCGCCTCCTCGCCGAACGCCTCCGGCTCGGCCCGGGCGACCACCTGCTCGACGTCGGCGCGGGGCGGTGCGGCCCGGCCGTGCTGTTCGCGAGCGAGACCGGCTGCCGGGTGACGGCGGTCGAGCAGTTCGGCGGCTTCGTCGCGGCGGCGCGGGAGCGGGCGGCCGCCGCCGGCGTCGCCCACCTGGTCACGGTGGTCGAGGGCGACGGCGCGGCGTACCCGCTGCCCGGCGAGGTCTACGACGTGGCCGCCTGCCTCGGCGCGTCGTTCGTCTACGGCGGCTTCGCGGCGACGCTGGCTCGGCTGCGCTCCGGCGTGCGGCCGGGCGGGCACGTCGTCGTGGGGGAGCCGTACGCGCGGGTGCCCGGCCAGGAGCTCGGCGGCGAGGTGCTGCCCGACCTCGGCGGGCTGCTCGCCATCGTCGCCGCGCACGACCTGCGCCCGGTGTCGGTCATCACCGCCTCGGACGACGACTGGGACACCTACCACTCGCTGCACCTGCTCGCGCTGGAGGACTGGCTGGACGAGCACCCGGACGACCCGGACGCGGCCGAGGTGGTGGCGTTCCGGCCGGACGCGGTCGACCACTACCTCGCCGAACGCGCCCTCGGCTGGGCGGTGATCGCCGCTCGGGTGCCGTAG
- a CDS encoding COX15/CtaA family protein, producing MSRFGRLAVTTVAATLVLVAAGGFVRAMEAGLGCPDWPTCHGALNPPSTLGYGALKLAWIEHSHRLWAALLIGLIGVQAVAVRRTALPRRVRVACYWLVPAVLSQAVIGAFVVWLKLDAQSVLLHLAGAMTILGLAVYVALHALGRGREARGDAAAVRVLAPAALVVTLAQMILGSAVTGYGAGLAYGTFPSFNGRVLPPALANEQQVLHVAHRLTAYLVAVLVVWLAVRARRAEPLVRRTAWLAVALVGVQVALGALNVWFRLKAWSVAPHLAVGSWIVTALFVVAYRARWSAPAAAPEPVAVLDEAVPA from the coding sequence ATGTCCCGGTTCGGCAGGCTCGCCGTCACGACGGTCGCGGCCACCCTCGTGCTCGTCGCGGCGGGCGGTTTCGTGCGCGCGATGGAGGCCGGGCTCGGCTGCCCCGACTGGCCCACCTGCCACGGCGCGCTGAACCCGCCCTCGACCCTCGGCTACGGCGCGCTCAAGCTCGCCTGGATCGAGCACAGCCACCGCCTCTGGGCGGCGTTGCTCATCGGTCTCATCGGCGTCCAGGCCGTCGCCGTCCGCCGCACCGCGCTGCCGCGCCGGGTGCGCGTCGCCTGCTACTGGCTGGTCCCGGCCGTGCTGTCGCAGGCGGTCATCGGGGCGTTCGTCGTCTGGCTCAAGCTCGACGCGCAGTCGGTGCTGCTGCACCTGGCCGGCGCCATGACCATCCTCGGCCTCGCCGTCTACGTCGCCCTGCACGCGCTCGGCCGCGGCCGGGAGGCGCGCGGCGATGCGGCCGCCGTGCGGGTGCTCGCGCCGGCGGCGCTGGTCGTCACGCTCGCGCAGATGATCCTCGGCTCGGCCGTCACCGGGTACGGCGCCGGGCTCGCGTACGGCACGTTCCCGTCGTTCAACGGCCGCGTGCTCCCGCCGGCGCTCGCCAACGAGCAGCAGGTGCTGCACGTCGCGCACCGGCTCACCGCGTACCTCGTCGCCGTGCTCGTCGTCTGGCTGGCCGTGCGGGCGCGCCGGGCAGAGCCGCTCGTGCGGCGGACGGCGTGGCTCGCGGTGGCGCTCGTCGGCGTACAGGTCGCGCTCGGCGCGCTGAACGTGTGGTTCCGGCTCAAGGCGTGGTCGGTCGCGCCGCACCTCGCGGTCGGGTCGTGGATCGTCACGGCGCTGTTCGTCGTCGCCTACCGCGCCCGCTGGTCGGCCCCCGCGGCCGCGCCGGAGCCGGTCGCCGTGCTGGACGAGGCGGTGCCGGCGTGA
- a CDS encoding heme o synthase — MTALAEAPVATRRTFGALARGYLALTKPRIIELLLVTTVPTMIVAARGMPSVWLVVATLVGGSFAAGSANTINCYVDRDIDVRMNRTSRRPLPKSVVTPVEALRFGVVLGVVATLWLGLLVNWLSAALALAAIGFYVFVYTLGMKRTTPSNIVIGGAAGCMPVLIGWAAVTGRVEIPAFVLFAVIFYWTPPHFWALAIKFSDDYERAGVPMLPVVAGLTETARQIVLYSWAMVAVSLLFHPVARMGLVYLGSCVVLGGLFLWEAHALSGRARRGVPVKPMRLFHWSITYLSLLFAAMAVDQFVRL, encoded by the coding sequence GTGACCGCGCTGGCCGAGGCGCCGGTCGCGACGCGGCGGACGTTCGGCGCGCTGGCGCGCGGCTACCTCGCGCTGACCAAGCCCCGGATCATCGAGCTGCTGCTCGTCACCACCGTCCCGACGATGATCGTCGCCGCGCGCGGCATGCCGTCGGTCTGGCTGGTCGTCGCCACGCTCGTCGGCGGGTCGTTCGCGGCCGGGTCCGCGAACACCATCAACTGCTACGTCGACCGCGACATCGACGTCCGCATGAACCGCACCTCCCGCCGCCCCCTGCCCAAGTCGGTCGTCACGCCCGTGGAGGCGCTGCGCTTCGGCGTCGTGCTGGGCGTCGTGGCGACGTTGTGGCTCGGCCTGCTCGTCAACTGGCTCTCCGCCGCGCTCGCGCTCGCCGCGATCGGCTTCTACGTGTTCGTCTACACGCTCGGCATGAAGCGCACCACGCCGTCGAACATCGTCATCGGCGGCGCCGCCGGCTGCATGCCGGTGCTCATCGGCTGGGCGGCCGTCACCGGGCGCGTCGAGATCCCGGCGTTCGTGCTGTTCGCGGTGATCTTCTACTGGACGCCGCCGCACTTCTGGGCGCTGGCGATCAAGTTCTCCGACGACTACGAGCGCGCCGGCGTGCCGATGCTGCCGGTCGTCGCGGGCCTGACGGAGACCGCGCGGCAGATCGTCCTGTACTCGTGGGCGATGGTCGCGGTGTCGCTGCTGTTCCACCCGGTGGCGCGGATGGGGCTGGTCTACCTCGGGTCCTGCGTCGTGCTCGGCGGGCTGTTCCTGTGGGAGGCGCACGCGCTGTCCGGCCGCGCCCGGCGCGGCGTCCCCGTGAAGCCGATGCGGCTGTTCCACTGGTCGATCACGTACCTGTCGCTGCTGTTCGCCGCCATGGCCGTCGACCAGTTCGTCCGGCTCTAG
- a CDS encoding cytochrome c oxidase assembly protein codes for MVLLRWHADPVVVLGLTGLALAWLWGVQRVPAGVAAARTRWFCAALAVLVVALCSPLATVSEERFSVHMAQHLLLTYGAAPLLAFAAPVTLALQALGPGAGRRRLLAALHSRVVRFVSHPAVTWLLFAGVMYVTHFSPLYDASLRNPVLHGVEHLLYLGAAALFWWPVVRRDPVPGSFPWPARCGYLFLAMPMQSFLGVAILGADRVLYAHYATRAGALADQHLAGAIMWAGGDVLMLSALACAVAAWFRADARATVRLDAHLDALRAGR; via the coding sequence GTGGTGCTCCTGCGCTGGCACGCCGACCCGGTCGTCGTGCTCGGCCTCACCGGCCTCGCGCTGGCCTGGCTGTGGGGCGTCCAACGGGTGCCGGCGGGCGTCGCGGCGGCCCGCACCCGGTGGTTCTGCGCCGCGCTGGCGGTGCTCGTCGTCGCGCTCTGCTCGCCGCTCGCGACCGTCTCCGAGGAACGGTTCAGCGTGCACATGGCGCAGCACCTGCTGCTCACCTACGGCGCCGCTCCCCTGCTGGCGTTCGCCGCCCCGGTGACGCTGGCGTTGCAGGCGCTCGGCCCGGGCGCGGGGCGCCGGCGGCTGCTGGCGGCGTTGCACAGCCGGGTCGTGCGCTTCGTGTCGCACCCGGCGGTGACCTGGCTGCTGTTCGCGGGCGTCATGTACGTGACCCACTTCAGCCCGCTCTACGACGCCAGCCTGCGCAACCCGGTCCTGCACGGCGTCGAGCACCTGCTCTACCTGGGGGCGGCGGCGCTGTTCTGGTGGCCGGTGGTGCGGCGCGACCCGGTGCCGGGGTCGTTCCCGTGGCCGGCGCGGTGCGGCTACCTGTTCCTGGCGATGCCGATGCAGTCGTTCCTCGGCGTGGCGATCCTCGGCGCCGACCGGGTGCTCTACGCGCACTACGCGACCCGGGCGGGGGCGCTCGCCGACCAGCACCTGGCCGGGGCGATCATGTGGGCGGGGGGCGACGTGCTGATGCTCTCGGCGCTGGCCTGCGCGGTGGCGGCGTGGTTCCGCGCGGACGCCCGCGCCACGGTGCGGCTGGACGCCCACCTCGACGCGTTGCGCGCCGGGCGGTAG
- the coxB gene encoding cytochrome c oxidase subunit II codes for MRHVGRRPRLRLAAAALLPFLLSSCAQHPASEQGAKVYTLYNIVLAIALLIGVGVVGMILLSCVRYRKRPGDDELPPQTHGNTTFEIIWTALPTLVVLSLFAMSFVTIRAIDKPNVKRAAVVEVRGYQWTWTFDYGTNAAGTRVVVRQEGPDKPPEMVVPVGETVHIEERSDNVIHSFFVPRFLFKRDVVPGKANGFDLTVSSPGVYGGQCAELCGTDHALMTFTVRAVGRTEFDKWFAEFKPFRPKCEETGKATSDVTITSPENLAEFTEKCAYVKAGAPTKLTFKNGGGLQHNVAVYDGSITSGGKLIAKTEIIQGGTVTAEVPALKTGGDYNYFCQVHPQMEGRWVVQ; via the coding sequence GTGCGACACGTCGGGCGACGGCCCCGGCTGCGGCTCGCCGCCGCGGCCCTCCTGCCCTTCCTGCTGAGCTCCTGCGCGCAGCACCCGGCCAGCGAGCAGGGCGCGAAGGTCTACACGCTCTACAACATCGTCCTCGCGATCGCGCTGCTCATCGGCGTCGGCGTCGTCGGGATGATCCTGCTGAGCTGCGTCCGCTACCGGAAGCGCCCCGGCGACGACGAGCTGCCGCCGCAGACGCACGGCAACACGACGTTCGAGATCATCTGGACCGCGCTGCCGACGCTGGTCGTGCTGAGCCTGTTCGCGATGTCGTTCGTGACGATCCGCGCGATCGACAAGCCGAACGTCAAGCGCGCGGCGGTCGTCGAGGTCCGCGGCTACCAGTGGACCTGGACGTTCGACTACGGCACCAACGCCGCCGGCACCCGCGTGGTGGTCCGCCAGGAGGGCCCGGACAAGCCGCCGGAGATGGTGGTGCCGGTCGGGGAGACCGTGCACATCGAGGAGCGGTCCGACAACGTCATCCACTCGTTCTTCGTGCCGCGCTTCCTGTTCAAGCGCGACGTCGTCCCGGGCAAGGCCAACGGGTTCGACCTGACGGTGTCCTCGCCGGGCGTCTACGGCGGCCAGTGCGCCGAGCTCTGCGGCACCGACCACGCGCTGATGACGTTCACGGTGCGCGCGGTGGGGCGCACCGAGTTCGACAAGTGGTTCGCCGAGTTCAAGCCGTTCCGCCCGAAGTGCGAGGAGACCGGCAAGGCGACGAGCGACGTCACGATCACCTCGCCGGAGAACCTCGCCGAGTTCACCGAGAAGTGCGCCTACGTCAAGGCGGGCGCGCCGACCAAGCTCACGTTCAAGAACGGCGGCGGTCTCCAGCACAACGTCGCCGTCTACGACGGGTCGATCACCTCCGGCGGCAAGCTCATCGCCAAGACCGAGATCATCCAGGGCGGCACCGTGACGGCCGAGGTGCCCGCGCTGAAGACCGGCGGTGACTACAACTACTTCTGCCAGGTCCATCCGCAGATGGAGGGCAGGTGGGTCGTCCAGTGA